CACCGCACCCAGTGGACGTGCTTTACGAATAAATAAATTTAGAATGATAAATAATACAACGCCTTCTAATAAAAACTCATAAAGTTGTGAAGGATGGCGAGGTTGCATATCAACGTGGGGGAAAATCATCGCCCACGATACATCCGTTGCTCGACCCCAAAGTTCGCCATTGATGAAATTACCCAAACGCCCCATTCCTAAACCAAAAGGAATTAAAGGTGCTACAAAATCCGCCGTTTGCCAGAAGGTATGCTTCTGACGACGAGCTGTCCAAAGCATTGCAATAATCACACCGATAAGCCCACCGTGAAATGACATTCCTCCTTCCCAAATACGGAAAAGATACAATGGATCTGCCATTAGTTTATCAAAACTATAAAAGAACACATCGCCAATTCGTCCGCCTAATATAACCCCAAAAAAGCCGTTATAAAGCAGTTGATCAACTTGTTCTACTGTCCACAGACCATTAGATTGCTTTGCTCGACGAGTACCTAGCCAATAGGCAAAAGCAAAACCGATAAGATACATCAAACCATACCAACGCAATGCAATCGGACCAATTTGGAAGATGATAGGATCAATATTTGGATAAATTAAATAATTTTCGTACATTTTTACTCTTATATTTAGTATTTAAAAAACATATTGATTGCAATCCCGACTAGCAGTAATGCAAACGCTCTTTTTAATATGCTTACAGATAACACTGCCGCCAATTTCGCCCCTAATTTTGAGGTAAAAAATGACACAGACACCACGCCAAATAGGGCGGGTAAATAAACATAACCTAAGGAATAATCAGGTAAATTGGGAATATTATAGCCATAAAACATAAAGCTCAACATTCCTGTTAGTCCAAGCAAACAGCCACAAAAAGATGATGTGCCAATCGCTTTTTTCAGTGCTAAACCGCGTCCTTCTAAAAAAGGGACGATAAAACCACCACCCGCAATGCCACCTAAACTGGCTAATACACCAATTACACTACCTGCCGTAATCATAGACCGTACCGTTAATTGTTTAGTTGCTACTTTCTGTGATTTTATGGATAAAAACATTTTAAGTGATAAATAAAACATCAATACCGAAAACAATTTTGTGATAATGTGTTTTGGTAAGTCGGTAACGATAGAAGCTGTGAGAAATCCCATAATCATTAGTGCTGGAACAAACACTTTTATCACAGAAAATTCAATATTGCCTAATTTGTGATGGTGTTGTGCTGCTGAGAAGGTGTTCACAACGATAGTAGAAAATGAGGTGCCTAATGCCATCGACATAATTAAATCATCTGGCACACCTACTTTGGGTAATAAATAAACCAGTGCTGGCACAATAACCATTCCACCGCCAATGCCGAATAATCCAGCCAACAGCCCTGAAATTGCCCCTAGCACTAAAAATGCACCCAAAATAGCGATAGACACTAACGTTTTCTCCAAGCATTACGACGATGTTGACGCTTTGGATAATGCTCTTCATCACGCTCAACATCATCAGATTGCTCAATATTACTGTTCATCAATATTTGTGCAAATTCTTTCATTGCTTTTCGATAAACATCTCGCTTAAACGATACCACTTGACGCACAGGATACCAAAAACTAACCCAACGCCAGCCATCAAACTCAGGATTTTTTGTCGCATCTAGCTTGATCGCACTTTCATCGCTTACTAATTGTAATAAAAACCAACGCTGTTTTTGCCCAATACATACAGGGCGAGAGGCATCATTACGAATTAAACGTTTTGGTAATTTATACCTTAACCAATATTTAGATGCCCACAATAATTGCACATCATTTTTTGTCAAACCGACTTCTTCTTGTAGCTCACGGTACATTGCTGTTTCAATGTTTTCGCCCTCTTTTACGCCTCCTTGCGGAAACTGCCAAGAGTTTTGACCAAACCGTTTTGCCCACAAAACTTGTCTTTTCTTATTACAAATAACGATACCAACATTTGGGCGATATCCATCAGAATCGATCAACCTGACCGCCTTATTTTTCAAACTTTAAAAATAAGGTAGATTGTTTCATACTTTTATTTATTGGGCAACTGAAAGACTAATTTGGATAGCAAATATTAAGGAAATACAAAAATAGCATTATTTGCCATATAACTATGCTCTTTTATGCGTTGCTACTTTCCTCCTTTTACAAAAAATCATCAATCCTTGTTAAAAAAGCAAACGTTTGCTAAAATATGGGCAATATAAAAATCAACTTATGGTTTTGTGTAAAAATACTTAATTTTCAAATACCTAAACTAGGTATTACAACCGAATTATTTTGTTAGTAGTCTTAAACACTACTTACCAAAATAATCTGCAAGATAACCGCTTAAATTCAAGCAGTTTTTCTATATTACTTTTATATTAAGGAATTTTTATGAAAAAATTACTCGTGCTTTTCTCATTATTACCCACTATAGCCTTCTCAAACGAGACCATTTTAGTACAGGGAGCTATGGATATGGAAGTTGACTATATGATCAGTCAATTACAAAATGCGAACAAAGAACATATTGGTTCTTGGACATTTTGGAAAGGAAAAATGGGGGATAATAATGTAATTATCTCTCGCACTGAAATTGGCTTAACCAATTCTGCAGCGGCAACGACGCTGGGAATAGAGAAATATCAGCCAACGTTAATCATCAATCAAGGCACATCAGGCGGGCACGATCCTAGTCTTCATCAGGGCGATATTGTATTAGGAGAAAAAATAGTAAATTTTGGAGCATTCCGTACTGAGCATAAAGACCCAAATATCGCCCCAGCCATGCAAGACCAATTATTTTTTGATGTTGTACAGCGTCTTCGTAATGAAGATAATCAACAGGAAAAATATACCCATTTCTCAAGCGATCCTAAAATGTTAAATAAGGCAATTCACATTCCTTATAATCACGGCAAAGTTATAAAAGGAACGATTGGTACAGCAGATCAATGGAATCGAGAAATTGAACGAATAAACTTTATTCATAAGCAATTTGGTACTTCCAGTGAAGAGATGGAGACATCAGCGGCTGCACAGGTTGCAACGGCATATCATATCCCATTTATTGGAATTAGAATTCTTTCTAATAGTGAAATTCACAGTGAAGAATTTAATCCAGACACCGCACAATGGGTTCAATCATTTGTCGTTGATTTTATTAAAGCATTGAAATAACCACAATGTAGTTAAATAAAGAGATAAAAAGAGATTTGGTGGAGACAATCGGGATCGAACCGACGACCTCTTGAATGCCATTCAAGCGCTCTCCCAACTGAGCTATGTCCCCACGTTTTGTTGAGAAGAAAACGCCGAGAATAATAATACTCAGCGTTTTTTATGTCAATAGAAAATTAACTGTTTTGAGCTTGAATAAACGCAATCGCTTTTTGGATTCGAGTGAGTGTGCGTTCTTTACCCACTAAATAAGCAGTTAAATCCATTGAAGGCGACTGCCCTGAACCAGTAACAGCAAGACGGAATGGCATTCCAACCTTGCCCATTCCTACTTCAAGTTCAGCTGCAGTTTCATTCATTGCAATATGAACATTCTCCACATTCCACTCAGCTAAAGCGGTCAATTTTTCTAATAATTTTGCAAGTGGCTCAACCGCTGCTGGTTTGAAATTTTTATTCGCTGCTTTTTCATCATATTCATTAAAATCTTCAAAGAAGTAACGACTTGCGGTTGCCATTTCTTTTAACGTTACGCTACGCTCTGCCAATGCAGTGATCACATCTTCTA
This DNA window, taken from Phocoenobacter uteri, encodes the following:
- the lgt gene encoding prolipoprotein diacylglyceryl transferase, with translation MYENYLIYPNIDPIIFQIGPIALRWYGLMYLIGFAFAYWLGTRRAKQSNGLWTVEQVDQLLYNGFFGVILGGRIGDVFFYSFDKLMADPLYLFRIWEGGMSFHGGLIGVIIAMLWTARRQKHTFWQTADFVAPLIPFGLGMGRLGNFINGELWGRATDVSWAMIFPHVDMQPRHPSQLYEFLLEGVVLFIILNLFIRKARPLGAVSGLFLIGYGCFRFIVEFFREPDMTLTLDLDIITRGQLLSLPMIIGGIVIMMVAYKKAQK
- a CDS encoding sulfite exporter TauE/SafE family protein gives rise to the protein MAILGAFLVLGAISGLLAGLFGIGGGMVIVPALVYLLPKVGVPDDLIMSMALGTSFSTIVVNTFSAAQHHHKLGNIEFSVIKVFVPALMIMGFLTASIVTDLPKHIITKLFSVLMFYLSLKMFLSIKSQKVATKQLTVRSMITAGSVIGVLASLGGIAGGGFIVPFLEGRGLALKKAIGTSSFCGCLLGLTGMLSFMFYGYNIPNLPDYSLGYVYLPALFGVVSVSFFTSKLGAKLAAVLSVSILKRAFALLLVGIAINMFFKY
- a CDS encoding 5'-methylthioadenosine/S-adenosylhomocysteine nucleosidase, with translation MKKLLVLFSLLPTIAFSNETILVQGAMDMEVDYMISQLQNANKEHIGSWTFWKGKMGDNNVIISRTEIGLTNSAAATTLGIEKYQPTLIINQGTSGGHDPSLHQGDIVLGEKIVNFGAFRTEHKDPNIAPAMQDQLFFDVVQRLRNEDNQQEKYTHFSSDPKMLNKAIHIPYNHGKVIKGTIGTADQWNREIERINFIHKQFGTSSEEMETSAAAQVATAYHIPFIGIRILSNSEIHSEEFNPDTAQWVQSFVVDFIKALK